In one Mastacembelus armatus chromosome 19, fMasArm1.2, whole genome shotgun sequence genomic region, the following are encoded:
- the LOC113135338 gene encoding ankyrin repeat and SOCS box protein 12-like, with amino-acid sequence MLRLRTREEEERSCEISRLRQAVLQNNDRVLDEMLCQEIYKKVINCRGGWGIAGTPLHAAVSKGHLSCLQVLLAHGALVDCVDVKAQTPLFAAVRGKYLDCVLALLGAGANPNGNSSNNCSPVLTAAREGDVEILKELLQHGAEVNSRSKVLMWTSSARVSSGPLYLAAVYGHMECFKLLLLYGADPDYNCTDTKLLSSIKQPKTVLEMCLRHGCGVEYIQLLIDFGANVYLPTLIIEKSTKQNEAVELLLRERGSPKALTSQCRLAVRRYLKKINKIHCIDQLEMPTSLINFLQYRTVPVTVL; translated from the exons ATGCTCCGATTAAGGACTcgtgaagaggaagaaaggagtTGTGAAATCTCTCGGCTCAGACAAGCAGTGTTACAAAACAATGACAGAGTCCTTGATGAGATGCTCTGCCAAGAAATCTACAAGAAAGTCATCAACTGCAGGGGTGGCTGGGGCATCGCAGGCACGCCTCTGCATGCTGCTGTGTCTAAAGGCCATCTCAGCTGTCTGCAGGTGCTGCTAGCCCACGGTGCCCTGGTGGACTGTGTAGATGTGAAGGCTCAGACACCTCTCTTTGCTGCTGTTCGTGGGAAATATCTGGACTGTGTGTTAGCGCTCTTAGGAGCAGGGGCCAACCCCAACGGGAACTCATCCAACAACTGCTCCCCTGTCCTCACTGCTGCTCGGGAGGGGGATGTGGAGATATTAAAAGAACTGCTGCAGCATGGTGCAGAGGTGAACTCACGCTCCAAAGTCTTGATGTGGACCTCCAGCGCCAGGGTGTCAAGCGGTCCGCTGTACCTGGCTGCTGTCTACGGGCACATGGAGTGTTTCAAACTGCTGCTCCTCTATGGGGCAGATCCGGATTACAACTGCACAGATACAAAGCTGCTGAGTTCTATCAAGCAGCCCAAAACGGTGCTGGAGATGTGTCTGAGGCACGGCTGTGGCGTGGAGTACATCCAGCTCCTGATCGATTTTGGTGCAAATGTCTACCTCCCTACGCTGATCATTGAGAAGTCCACTAAGCAGAACGAGGCCGTGGAGCTGCTTCTGCGGGAAAGAG GAAGTCCGAAGGCCTTGACTTCACAGTGCCGACTCGCTGTCAGAAGATACCTCAAGAAGATCAACAAGATCCACTGTATCGACCAGCTGGAAATGCCAACAAGTCTCATCAACTTTTTGCAATACAGAACAGTCCCAGTCACTGTACTGTAG